One part of the Trichomycterus rosablanca isolate fTriRos1 chromosome 25, fTriRos1.hap1, whole genome shotgun sequence genome encodes these proteins:
- the LOC134302214 gene encoding HERV-H LTR-associating protein 1: MDKFKLNQWVNVTICVAIVTLLPTGITVCTHLPKSSQQEREILASTEIPVDHIDPGSIDLTPLINALLNATNTDSQHLFSVLSVTSHSSLALHKITLLVYNISDFQDIETSTFPLRYCYCVTNKTNDLTDFTALLLDVMGNSTSYLQELFKSSSFLSVSQRRSSDCIYICVLAGKTDRDLTELWDSVSPLFNQTFIEMTNKDSSTDFSSSFTTHSAISVPSQSSAASKVASSTYIPSTVPTSGHMTSFHTAIPSHITLTTINVKTPSATAIIPISPAVPMTTQLASPTGSAGIAVATTTETHVSMATETPVTRATSRSAHLATEILPKTSAATTTNPATSKAFHTEEPGCPWRSELFYRRSQRGLTEDPNETLDEDLSGNRPTISTIKLQPCVFELCKFFSQCLCRGLNRKSTQWRYCVSSHFWYEKHTVEICNRVKRVAFSKNLKQKCLTRMCRKI; this comes from the exons ATGGATAAATTCAAATTAAATCAGTGGGTCAACGTGACAATCTGTGTTGCCATAGTTACTCTGCTACCTACTGGCATAACAG TGTGTACACACTTGCCGAAATCT AGTCAACAGGAACGAGAGATTCTGGCATCAACTG AGATTCCTGTAGATCACATTGACCCTGGTTCTATAGACCTCACTCCATTAATAAATGCTCTACTCAATGCAACAAACACAG ATTCCCAGCATCTCTTTTCTGTTTTAAGTGTGACATCACACAGCTCTCTGGCACTGCACAAAATCACCCTACTGGTTTACAACA tctcAGACTTTCAGGATATTGAGACCAGCACTTTTCCCCTGAGATACTGCTACTGTGTGACGAACAAAACCAATGACCttacag ATTTCACAGCTTTACTGTTGGATGTCATGGGAAACTCAACTAGTTACCTGCAGGAGTTGTTTAAATCCAGCTCCTTCCTCTCAG TTAGTCAGAGAAGGAGCTCAGACTGCATCTACATATGTGTATTGGCTGGAAAAACAG ACAGAGACTTGACTGAATTGTGGGATTCTGTTTCTCCACTGTTTAACCAGACCTTTATAGAAATGACAAACAAAg ATTCATCAACAGACTTCTCATCGTCCTTtaccacacactccgccatttCTGTCCCATCTCAGTCCTCAGCTGCCTCCAAAGTAGCATCATCTACTTACATCCCTTCTACTGTGCCTACTAGTGGTCACATGACTTCTTTTCATACAGCCATACCCAGTCATATCACATTGACAACTATTAACGTAAAGACCCCATCAGCTACTGCTATCATACCAATATCACCAGCCGTTCCCATGACAACTCAGCTAGCATCCCCAACTGGAAGCGCTGGCATAGCTGTAGCAACAACCACTGAAACACATGTTTCCATGGCAACTGAAACACCAGTCACAAGAGCGACGAGCAGATCTGCTCATTTAGCAACGGAGATCCTCCCCAAGACATCAGCAGCCACAACAACCAATCCAGCTACCAGCAAAGCCTTTCATACAGAAGAaccag GTTGCCCTTGGAGATCCGAGCTTTTCTATAGAAGAAGTCAGAGAGGCCTGACGGAAGACCCGAACGAAACCCTGGACGAGGACCTGAGTGGGAACAGGCCGACGATCAGCACAATAAAACTGCAGCCATGTGTGTTTGAACTGTGCAAGTTCTTCTCCCAGTGCCTTTGCAGAGGGTTAAATCGGAAAAGCACTCAGTGGAG GTACTGCGTGTCCAGTCATTTCTGGTATGAGAAGCACACAGTGGAGATCTGCAATCGCGTAAAAAGAGTCGCCTTTTCCAAGA ATCTGAAGCAGAAGTGCCTGACCAGGATGTGTAGAAAAATATAA